TACCTAAGCAAAAATACTGGAAATTGAGAGAAAGAGGTGAATCAATAGGTCGAATAATGACTACTCATCCTTCTGAAGGAGAACGATACTACTTGAGATTACTCTTATCAAAGGTTCGATATCCAACTTCATTTGATGACTTAAGAACCTTTAATGGAGTTCAAGTAGAAACGTTCCAAGAAGCAGCATTAATTCGAGACCTGTTACAAAATGATAACAAccaagaaatttgtttacaagaaACTTCAGTGTTTCATATGCCCTATGAAATGAGGCAACTTTTTGCAACAGTTTTAGTTTATTCTTGCCCTAATGACCCAAAGGCATTGTGGCAAAATTTTGAATCTTCTATGTCAGAAGATTTTGCCAAATGTTCAGCAATGACATCTGCACAAGTGAAAAGAAATGTCCTGCAACAAATTGATGGATTTTTGCAATCCATGGGAAAAAGTATACATTCATATAATTTGATTCCCACTAGATTCTCTTATGAAAATATAGAGAATGAAACTCGAGAATTAAGACCAGAAAGAAACATTGTCATTTCAGAAACTGACTTGAATTCAATTAAGCTACTcaatgaaaaatagaaaaaagcaTTCATAGTCATATCTGAGAGAATTTACTCAGATAGACCTGGTGTTTTTTTCATTGACGGTCCAGGTGATACTGGGAAAACATTTTTGTACAGAGCTTTGTTAGCTGATGTTAGAACTAAAGGCTATCTTGCACTTGCTACAGCTACATCAGGAATTGTAGCTTCCATTTTACCAGGTGGAAGGACTGCACATTCCAGATTTAAAATTTCAATAGATATCTTTGATGGTGCAACATGTCGAGTTAGTAAACAAACTTCTTTAGCTGCAATGatcaaagaagaaaaactaataATCTGGGATGAAGCACCAATGTCTAAAAAAGCAGCAATTGAAGCTTTAGATGATCTCTTAAGagatttaatgaattcaaaagAAGTATTTGGGGGAAAGGTAGTTGTGCTTGGTGGAGATTTTAGACAAACATTGCCAGTTGTTAGAAAGGGAACAAAAGCTGAAATGATAAATGCATGTTTGATAAATTCTCCATTATGGCACAAATTAGAAAAATTGCAATTAACAGAGAACATGAGAGCAAAATTAGATCCTTCATTCACGCagtttcttttaaaaattgGAGATGGAACACAGGAAACAGATGAGAATGATATAGTAAAACTTCCATCTTCAATTATAGTTAACTATAATAATGAGACTGATGCAATTGAAAAACTAATCAATATTGTGTATCCTGAATTTAAAGATCCTTCAAAGAAACTGCATTGCTCACAAAATAGAGCAATTTTA
This portion of the Coffea arabica cultivar ET-39 chromosome 2e, Coffea Arabica ET-39 HiFi, whole genome shotgun sequence genome encodes:
- the LOC113729418 gene encoding uncharacterized protein, giving the protein MTTHPSEGERYYLRLLLSKVRYPTSFDDLRTFNGVQVETFQEAALIRDLLQNDNNQEICLQETSVFHMPYEMRQLFATVLVYSCPNDPKALWQNFESSMSEDFAKCSAMTSAQVKRNVLQQIDGFLQSMGKSDTGKTFLYRALLADVRTKGYLALATATSGIVASILPGGRTAHSRFKISIDIFDGATCRVSKQTSLAAMIKEEKLIIWDEAPMSKKAAIEALDDLLRDLMNSKEVFGGKVVVLGGDFRQTLPVVRKGTKAEMINACLINSPLWHKLEKLQLTENMRAKLDPSFTQFLLKIGDGTQETDENDIVKLPSSIIVNYNNETDAIEKLINIVYPEFKDPSKKLHCSQNRAILTTKNNFVDEINDQLIEKFSGDLTEYLSYDETLNENHQSKYIDLLNTLTPSNLPPHRLLLKPNAPIILLKNLDPTEGLCNGTRLIIKSLSKNVICAKIAVGDFCGKEVFIHRISMQPPSDEQYPVPYKRTQFPIRLCFVMTINKAQGQTLDFVSIYLKEPVFSHGQLYVTLSRAKTASAVKVLIRPTYFDESCTDHTKNIVYKEVLEASQITLSVLDIQKGAEKWTVLAQVVQRGHNQLTREVSPRRIMRFLLTDTEPYQRYYVSNAIVVPADPTYRIGTYECSWILNYKTLIENYAEPVPPMLPCIFELTNFSDLHKYVDSDNLCNIRGFVIHALPVKQADPDCTSRDIIIVNKE